A window of Corallococcus macrosporus DSM 14697 contains these coding sequences:
- the epsC gene encoding serine O-acetyltransferase EpsC produces MLKARDSMIGSLVTDALELAKAANGNSDAKSIAKVVLTSDSYRITALNRAREAALTYRIPLLNHVLRVAQTAVMGIEIGKDVTLGKGVYFVHSLGVVIGGDARIGDRVRFYGNNTVGTAKDNGYPVIEDDVWIGAGARILGPVRIGARSRIGANAVVLQDVPPDSVAVGIPARIFPRKDMDDVVL; encoded by the coding sequence ATGCTGAAGGCCAGGGACTCGATGATTGGCTCGCTCGTCACGGATGCGCTGGAGCTGGCGAAGGCCGCCAATGGCAACTCGGACGCGAAGTCCATTGCCAAGGTGGTGCTGACCAGTGACTCGTACCGCATCACCGCGCTCAACCGCGCCCGCGAGGCCGCGCTGACCTACCGCATCCCCCTGCTGAACCACGTGCTGCGCGTGGCGCAGACGGCGGTGATGGGGATTGAGATTGGCAAGGACGTCACGCTGGGCAAGGGCGTGTACTTCGTGCACAGCCTGGGCGTCGTCATCGGCGGTGACGCGCGCATCGGCGACCGCGTGCGCTTCTACGGGAACAACACCGTGGGCACCGCGAAGGACAACGGCTACCCCGTCATCGAGGATGACGTGTGGATTGGCGCGGGGGCCCGGATTCTCGGGCCGGTGCGCATCGGCGCGCGCTCGCGCATCGGCGCCAACGCGGTGGTGCTCCAGGACGTGCCGCCGGACAGCGTGGCCGTGGGCATCCCCGCCCGCATCTTCCCGCGCAAGGACATGGACGACGTCGTGCTGTAG
- the epsB gene encoding GH44 family glycoside hydrolase EpsB — protein MRSRTKAGAAILSGALLAGGTVTVARAVGAEAQGAAATGTSNAASTGNAASTGNAATTPGTGTEQTAPVMLYDGGLSPDWKDLGWAQRALPKGAPARMRLFNYAGWILYRPKLEGTFGALMFRFSAPESFGEFLEVRLDAPGAARFPRVPIIPELQVRKDGEWSEIVIPMEQLNPRGEPFDRVVFRAAKSVGREWVLFDKVALVPLPPDLAAALAAGGGRQGQGSGREAPMTIDCTAPGHRISPLIYGIAFDGLTEKRDKHQYELGATTRRWGGNPTSRYNWKLGGAWNTANDWFYQNVDIGLSYDDFLESNRKHGMTSALTVPILGWVAKDTKSVGFPVTRFGPQQQEENGSGNGLARDGTPLKPGSPTLTSVEAPPEFVAEWIRAIRKKDQARGQRSVQTYILDNEPMLWNSTHRDVHPEPLSYDGLLERTIAYGTVVRKEDPEALIAGPAEWGWTNYLWSALDFAPGKMPHSDRRAHGNVPLLPWYLRQLREHEKKTGVRLLDIVDLHFYPQTNVGVGLEGNTDPATNARRIRSTRGLWDPTYKDESWIGEPVRLIPRMKEWIAENSPGLRISIGEYNFGAFRHMSGGLAQAEALGRFAQENIYSAYFWQYPTEGSPVFWAFRAFRNFDGKGGRFQDLWVPAKAAENTSVFASRDEAGGKLVAVVLNFDPDQAAQARIELKGCGTLDSVRVLGYSGAPGGFTEQTPGAKAASSLTQRLPPYSMTVLDLTVKKP, from the coding sequence ATGCGTTCACGAACGAAGGCGGGCGCCGCCATCCTGTCGGGCGCGCTGCTGGCCGGTGGCACCGTGACGGTGGCGCGGGCCGTGGGCGCGGAGGCGCAGGGCGCGGCGGCGACGGGCACAAGCAACGCGGCGAGCACGGGCAACGCGGCGAGCACGGGCAACGCCGCCACGACGCCCGGCACCGGCACAGAGCAGACCGCGCCGGTGATGCTGTACGACGGCGGTCTGTCCCCAGATTGGAAGGACCTCGGCTGGGCGCAGCGCGCGCTGCCCAAGGGCGCTCCCGCGCGGATGCGCCTGTTCAACTACGCCGGGTGGATTCTCTACCGGCCCAAGCTGGAGGGCACCTTCGGCGCGCTCATGTTCCGGTTCAGCGCGCCGGAGTCCTTCGGCGAGTTCCTGGAGGTCCGCCTGGACGCCCCGGGCGCCGCCAGATTCCCCCGCGTCCCCATCATCCCCGAGCTCCAGGTCCGCAAGGACGGCGAGTGGTCTGAAATCGTCATCCCCATGGAGCAGCTCAACCCGCGCGGCGAGCCCTTCGACCGCGTGGTGTTTCGCGCGGCCAAGAGCGTGGGCCGGGAGTGGGTGCTCTTCGACAAGGTGGCGCTGGTGCCGCTGCCGCCGGACCTGGCCGCCGCGCTGGCCGCGGGAGGCGGCCGCCAGGGTCAGGGCAGTGGCCGCGAGGCGCCCATGACCATCGACTGCACCGCGCCGGGCCACCGCATCAGCCCGCTCATCTACGGCATCGCCTTCGACGGGCTCACGGAGAAGCGCGACAAGCACCAGTACGAGCTGGGCGCCACCACGCGCCGCTGGGGCGGCAACCCCACGTCCCGCTACAACTGGAAGCTGGGCGGCGCGTGGAACACGGCCAACGACTGGTTCTACCAGAACGTCGACATCGGCCTGAGCTACGACGACTTCCTGGAGTCCAACCGCAAGCACGGCATGACGTCCGCGCTGACGGTGCCCATCCTGGGCTGGGTGGCCAAGGACACGAAGTCCGTGGGCTTCCCGGTGACGCGCTTCGGGCCCCAGCAGCAGGAGGAGAACGGCTCGGGCAACGGCCTGGCCCGGGACGGCACGCCGCTGAAGCCCGGCTCGCCGACGCTCACCAGCGTGGAGGCGCCGCCGGAGTTCGTCGCCGAGTGGATCCGCGCCATCCGGAAGAAGGACCAGGCGCGGGGCCAGCGCAGCGTCCAGACGTACATCCTGGACAACGAGCCCATGCTCTGGAACTCCACGCACCGCGACGTACACCCGGAGCCCCTGTCCTATGACGGGCTGCTGGAGCGCACGATTGCCTACGGCACGGTGGTGCGGAAGGAAGACCCGGAGGCCCTCATCGCCGGCCCGGCCGAGTGGGGCTGGACGAACTACCTGTGGTCCGCGTTGGACTTCGCGCCGGGGAAGATGCCGCACTCGGACCGGCGCGCGCACGGCAACGTCCCGCTGCTCCCCTGGTACCTGCGGCAGCTCCGCGAGCATGAGAAGAAGACGGGCGTGCGGCTGCTCGACATCGTGGACCTGCACTTCTATCCACAGACGAACGTGGGCGTCGGCCTGGAGGGCAACACGGACCCGGCCACCAACGCGCGCCGCATCCGCTCCACGCGCGGGCTGTGGGACCCCACCTACAAGGACGAGTCCTGGATTGGCGAGCCCGTGCGCCTCATCCCGCGCATGAAGGAGTGGATTGCCGAGAACTCCCCGGGCCTGCGCATCTCCATTGGCGAGTACAACTTCGGCGCCTTCCGGCACATGAGCGGCGGGCTGGCGCAGGCGGAGGCGCTGGGCCGCTTCGCGCAGGAGAACATCTACTCCGCCTACTTCTGGCAGTACCCCACGGAGGGCTCGCCGGTGTTCTGGGCGTTCCGCGCGTTCCGGAACTTCGACGGCAAGGGGGGCCGCTTCCAGGACCTGTGGGTGCCAGCGAAGGCCGCGGAGAACACCAGCGTGTTCGCCTCGCGCGACGAGGCGGGCGGCAAGCTGGTGGCGGTGGTGCTCAACTTCGACCCGGACCAGGCCGCCCAGGCGCGGATTGAACTCAAGGGCTGCGGGACACTCGACAGCGTGCGCGTGCTGGGCTACTCGGGCGCACCTGGGGGGTTCACCGAGCAGACTCCCGGCGCGAAGGCCGCAAGCTCCCTGACCCAGCGGCTGCCGCCCTATTCCATGACCGTGCTCGACCTGACGGTGAAGAAGCCATGA
- the epsA gene encoding exopolysaccharide biosynthesis glycosyltransferase EpsA has product MSSAATPVPPQSPFTTGRARLNIGQLAIDQLTFEEAVTEIGRLVDSRQGGYVFTANVDHVVLAEDNVPFREAYSRATISVVDGMPIVWASRAMDVSLPERIAGSDLILPLMKLGAERKWRVFLLGAGPGVAEKVGRIVSEQYGVEVVGWDSPMVRLDGGDAQNDPIVAKIREKDPHLLLVALGSPKQEVWISQVASKLGPTVAIGIGAGLDFIAGTAKRAPVWISRAGFEWLYRLVNEPKRLWRRYILNDSRFATILLRELWQRTGAKKAE; this is encoded by the coding sequence ATGAGCTCCGCCGCGACTCCCGTGCCTCCTCAGTCCCCGTTCACCACCGGCCGCGCGCGCCTGAACATCGGCCAGCTCGCCATCGACCAGCTCACCTTCGAGGAAGCGGTGACAGAGATTGGCCGGCTGGTGGATTCACGCCAGGGCGGCTACGTCTTCACGGCCAACGTGGACCACGTGGTGCTGGCCGAGGACAACGTGCCGTTCCGCGAGGCGTACTCGCGCGCCACGATTTCGGTGGTGGATGGGATGCCCATTGTCTGGGCCTCGCGCGCCATGGACGTGTCGCTGCCCGAGCGCATCGCCGGCTCCGACCTCATCCTCCCGCTGATGAAGCTGGGGGCGGAGCGCAAGTGGCGCGTCTTCCTCCTGGGCGCGGGCCCCGGCGTGGCGGAGAAGGTGGGCCGCATCGTCAGCGAGCAGTACGGCGTGGAGGTGGTGGGCTGGGATTCGCCCATGGTGCGCCTGGACGGCGGCGACGCGCAGAACGACCCGATCGTGGCGAAGATTCGCGAGAAGGACCCGCACCTGCTCCTGGTGGCGCTGGGCAGCCCGAAGCAGGAGGTGTGGATTTCGCAGGTCGCGTCCAAGCTGGGCCCCACGGTGGCCATTGGGATTGGCGCGGGGTTGGACTTCATCGCCGGGACGGCGAAGCGCGCGCCGGTGTGGATTTCGCGCGCGGGCTTCGAATGGCTGTACCGGCTGGTCAACGAGCCCAAGCGCCTGTGGCGGCGGTACATCCTGAATGACTCGCGCTTCGCCACCATTCTGCTGCGCGAGCTCTGGCAGCGGACAGGCGCGAAGAAGGCGGAGTAG
- a CDS encoding DUF2169 family type VI secretion system accessory protein: MRNAIDNRTPFACEPFVLPDEDGRPTLVLVVKATYRLGQGALRLAEKQVPVNAGGTWWGPPEASSYRYEPECAPFKPAADIVLVGHAHARERNTTSLLVSLKVGTAQKAVRVVGDRVWFKSLGSVSMTRPLPFERMPLRYERAFGGWDRGAPDPARHAFEPRNPVGVGFRVDSRSFEGELRLPNLEDPEHPLKQPGQRVPPAGFGFLSPHWQPRAAFAGTYDEAWRKQRMPRLPKDFDRRYYNAAPAGLVVPGYLKGGTPVTVVNASPRPLSFQLPAEAPPEVSVSLSFSGDTPMALKPDTCIIDTDDACVMLLWRGSVTLWDGPDDVWDIAVKPPSVG, encoded by the coding sequence ATGCGGAACGCCATCGACAACCGGACACCGTTCGCCTGCGAGCCCTTCGTGCTCCCGGATGAAGACGGACGTCCCACGCTCGTGCTCGTCGTCAAGGCGACCTACCGGCTCGGGCAGGGCGCGCTGCGGCTCGCGGAGAAGCAGGTCCCCGTGAATGCAGGGGGCACGTGGTGGGGGCCCCCAGAGGCGTCCAGCTACCGCTACGAGCCCGAGTGCGCCCCCTTCAAGCCCGCCGCGGACATCGTGCTGGTGGGGCACGCCCATGCCCGCGAGCGCAACACCACCTCCCTCCTGGTGTCGCTGAAGGTCGGAACGGCGCAGAAGGCCGTGCGCGTCGTGGGCGACAGGGTGTGGTTCAAGAGCCTGGGGAGCGTCTCCATGACGCGTCCCCTGCCCTTCGAGCGGATGCCCCTGCGGTATGAGCGGGCCTTCGGTGGGTGGGACCGCGGCGCCCCGGACCCGGCCCGCCATGCCTTCGAGCCGCGCAACCCCGTGGGCGTGGGCTTCCGCGTGGACTCGAGGTCCTTCGAGGGGGAGCTCCGCCTGCCGAACCTGGAGGACCCGGAGCACCCGCTGAAGCAACCGGGCCAGCGCGTGCCTCCCGCGGGGTTTGGCTTCCTCTCCCCGCACTGGCAGCCACGCGCGGCCTTCGCGGGCACCTACGACGAGGCCTGGCGCAAGCAGCGCATGCCCCGGCTGCCGAAGGACTTCGACCGGCGCTACTACAACGCCGCGCCCGCCGGCCTGGTGGTGCCGGGCTACCTGAAGGGAGGCACCCCCGTCACGGTCGTCAACGCCTCCCCGCGGCCCCTCTCCTTCCAGCTCCCCGCCGAAGCTCCACCCGAGGTGAGCGTGAGCCTGTCCTTCTCGGGGGATACGCCCATGGCGCTGAAGCCCGACACCTGCATCATCGACACGGATGACGCGTGCGTCATGCTCCTGTGGCGAGGGAGCGTCACCCTGTGGGACGGGCCCGACGACGTCTGGGACATCGCGGTGAAGCCACCTTCAGTGGGATAG
- a CDS encoding beta-ketoacyl synthase N-terminal-like domain-containing protein → MTPLAMTGLGMVTTVGHDLVTAYGALRCGMARPWPVEFEVPADAGNGNEHLTAHPLRGITDGFQGLGRYLRMGLHAMEDLLHQGGLRQEPARFWQGTGLYVGLTRTRNRELDFYDDILQEQLPARLVAEAGLAIPEHRQHVVFRGHAAALWALREASTAIEQGHVERALVLGVDSLLESDTLALLAATRRLKLTIKPRGLVPGEAAAAILLEPLRDARRREAVIRCTVEATETGREQATRASGARSAGTALSEVIARVLPQERPLRAIYGDLNGEDSRADEWAHTLVRLSEEHDLSAAAQHWPAVSLGDTGAASGAVALAAGAHALWRRHVSGGDILVWSSADSGEVAAAILRGADPLASAPTPQGGRR, encoded by the coding sequence ATGACACCCCTCGCGATGACAGGTCTGGGCATGGTGACGACGGTCGGCCATGACCTCGTGACGGCCTATGGCGCCCTCCGATGCGGGATGGCCAGGCCCTGGCCCGTGGAGTTCGAGGTGCCCGCAGACGCGGGCAACGGCAACGAGCACCTCACCGCCCACCCGCTGCGCGGCATCACCGATGGCTTCCAGGGGCTCGGGCGCTACCTGCGGATGGGGCTCCACGCCATGGAGGACCTGCTGCACCAGGGAGGCCTCCGCCAGGAGCCCGCCCGGTTCTGGCAGGGCACGGGGCTCTACGTCGGTCTGACTCGGACAAGGAACCGGGAGCTCGATTTCTACGACGACATCCTCCAGGAGCAACTGCCCGCGCGGCTCGTGGCCGAGGCCGGGCTCGCCATCCCGGAGCACCGCCAGCACGTCGTGTTCCGGGGGCACGCCGCCGCGCTCTGGGCGCTGCGCGAGGCGTCCACCGCCATCGAGCAGGGGCACGTCGAGCGCGCGCTCGTGCTGGGCGTGGACAGCCTCCTGGAGAGTGACACCCTGGCCCTGCTGGCGGCCACGCGGCGGCTGAAGCTGACCATCAAGCCAAGGGGACTCGTCCCGGGCGAGGCCGCGGCGGCCATCCTCCTCGAGCCGCTCCGTGACGCCAGGCGCCGGGAGGCGGTCATCCGTTGCACCGTGGAGGCCACCGAGACGGGGCGGGAGCAGGCCACTCGCGCCTCCGGTGCCCGGTCCGCCGGTACGGCGCTGTCGGAGGTCATTGCCCGCGTCCTCCCCCAGGAGCGCCCGCTGCGGGCCATCTACGGGGACCTCAACGGGGAGGACAGCCGGGCCGACGAGTGGGCCCACACGCTCGTGCGGCTGTCGGAGGAGCACGACCTCTCCGCGGCCGCACAGCACTGGCCGGCCGTGTCCCTGGGAGACACGGGTGCCGCCAGCGGCGCGGTGGCCCTGGCCGCGGGGGCGCATGCCCTGTGGCGCCGTCACGTCAGCGGGGGGGATATCCTGGTGTGGTCCAGCGCGGACAGCGGTGAGGTGGCCGCCGCCATCCTCCGGGGGGCTGACCCGCTCGCTTCTGCTCCAACCCCGCAGGGAGGACGCCGATGA
- a CDS encoding AHH domain-containing protein: protein MSAKKVNDPDNRHIDERKFLIELHKKSGGKPCFWKHEYGTSSDECIAIPKGEYDTHACHYRANGIKRAESEPEVYNTRRIPGTGEARSDNREVAMKLGFIVMDTARRKYTFSRETHEYTTLAEDIAARKNKSEAGKGTRFLDAYRGRYGKSLGWLAKDRHAWDVKHRMTLDPQDFKQVYGATKNNALTDYDDAFRELATPIVDKAQLAPINFHIPQSDNPAMQGLGKWFPYEHDHHHMIPASAFQEFVLNGPSTDPSIMNYMSRARIVMQGTWNIHNPDNMILLPNEVYPGRILDLAAHIPWQMGADHKPYSRELESALEPVLKLIDAGLKQTPETPHDAEETAAADFSQAMKRICDKQRAKFLKKGFFVLEPR from the coding sequence ATGAGCGCGAAGAAGGTCAACGACCCGGACAATCGGCACATCGATGAGCGGAAGTTCCTGATCGAGCTCCACAAGAAGAGCGGTGGCAAGCCCTGCTTCTGGAAGCACGAATACGGCACCTCGAGCGACGAGTGCATCGCCATTCCCAAGGGGGAATACGACACGCACGCCTGTCATTACCGGGCCAATGGCATCAAGCGCGCGGAGAGCGAGCCCGAGGTCTACAACACGCGCCGCATTCCGGGCACGGGGGAGGCTCGGAGCGACAACCGGGAAGTGGCGATGAAGCTGGGCTTCATCGTCATGGACACGGCCCGGCGCAAGTACACCTTCAGTCGCGAGACGCATGAGTACACCACCCTGGCCGAGGACATCGCGGCCCGGAAGAACAAGTCAGAGGCGGGCAAGGGCACCCGCTTCCTTGACGCCTACCGCGGCCGCTACGGCAAGTCTTTGGGCTGGCTCGCGAAAGACAGGCACGCCTGGGACGTCAAGCACCGCATGACGCTGGACCCGCAGGACTTCAAGCAGGTCTACGGCGCCACCAAGAACAACGCGCTCACGGACTACGACGATGCCTTCCGCGAGCTGGCCACGCCCATCGTCGACAAGGCGCAGCTCGCGCCCATCAACTTCCACATTCCCCAGAGCGACAACCCCGCGATGCAGGGCCTGGGCAAGTGGTTCCCGTACGAGCACGACCACCACCACATGATTCCCGCCAGCGCGTTTCAGGAGTTCGTGCTCAACGGGCCCAGCACCGACCCGAGCATCATGAACTACATGTCCCGGGCGCGCATCGTCATGCAGGGCACCTGGAACATCCACAATCCAGACAACATGATCCTCCTGCCGAACGAGGTCTATCCGGGGCGCATCCTGGACCTCGCCGCCCACATTCCCTGGCAGATGGGCGCGGACCACAAGCCGTATTCGAGGGAGCTTGAATCGGCGTTGGAGCCCGTCCTAAAGCTCATCGACGCTGGGCTGAAGCAGACTCCCGAGACGCCGCATGATGCCGAGGAGACAGCGGCCGCCGATTTCTCCCAGGCGATGAAACGAATCTGTGACAAGCAGCGTGCGAAGTTCCTCAAGAAGGGGTTCTTCGTCCTCGAGCCCAGATGA
- a CDS encoding imm11 family protein gives MNNETAYQVFSINPDPRVALLRDVSANVPDYMQLTDGIPLKGTIPESTTFTLSEEGGDMLCDFVENTSGTLIVSSRAREALETEGITGDDFEYLPVTLKDKRGRALKSRFYIVNPLQKVECMDRERSEFSASARTDKILSVQQLVVRQDMVPARLKLFRLGEWPRVIVIRLDLVQRLQEAQLTGLFVVEQGEDFIW, from the coding sequence ATGAACAACGAAACGGCGTATCAGGTCTTCAGCATCAACCCGGATCCCCGTGTAGCCCTCCTCCGGGACGTCAGTGCGAACGTCCCAGACTACATGCAGCTCACGGATGGCATCCCCCTGAAGGGGACCATCCCGGAGTCGACGACCTTCACCCTCTCCGAGGAGGGCGGTGACATGCTCTGCGACTTCGTCGAGAACACCTCGGGGACGCTCATCGTCTCTTCCCGGGCTCGCGAGGCATTGGAGACGGAGGGCATCACGGGCGACGACTTCGAGTACCTGCCCGTCACCCTGAAGGACAAGCGCGGCCGCGCCCTGAAGAGTCGGTTCTACATCGTCAACCCGCTCCAGAAGGTCGAGTGCATGGACCGGGAGCGCTCGGAGTTCTCCGCCAGCGCCCGCACGGACAAGATTCTGTCGGTTCAACAGCTGGTAGTGCGGCAGGATATGGTGCCTGCGAGGCTGAAGCTCTTCCGGTTGGGCGAGTGGCCGCGGGTCATCGTCATCCGCTTGGACCTGGTGCAGCGGCTCCAAGAGGCGCAACTGACCGGCCTGTTCGTGGTCGAGCAAGGCGAGGATTTCATCTGGTGA
- a CDS encoding imm11 family protein has product MAYQVFSINSDPRLAYLEDVSANVPDYMQLTDGVRLKGTIPESTTFTLSEEGGDMLCDFVENTSGTLIVSTRAREALEAEGITGDDFEYLPVTLKDKRGRALKSRFYIVNPLQKVECMDRERSKFSASARTDEILSVRRLVVRQEQVPAELKLFRLGEWPRVIVIRSDLVQRLQEAQLIGLFVVGPGEKFTW; this is encoded by the coding sequence ATGGCATACCAGGTCTTCAGCATCAACTCGGATCCCCGGCTGGCTTATCTTGAGGATGTCAGCGCGAACGTCCCGGACTACATGCAGCTCACGGATGGCGTCCGCCTGAAGGGGACCATCCCGGAGTCGACGACCTTCACCCTCTCCGAGGAGGGCGGTGACATGCTCTGCGACTTCGTCGAGAACACCTCGGGGACGCTCATCGTCTCCACCCGGGCTCGCGAGGCATTGGAGGCGGAGGGCATCACGGGCGACGACTTCGAGTACCTGCCCGTCACCCTGAAGGACAAGCGCGGCCGTGCCCTGAAGAGTCGGTTCTACATCGTCAACCCGCTCCAGAAGGTCGAGTGCATGGACCGGGAGCGCTCGAAGTTCTCCGCCAGCGCCCGCACGGACGAGATTCTGTCGGTCCGACGGCTGGTGGTGCGGCAGGAGCAGGTGCCCGCGGAGCTGAAGCTCTTCCGGTTGGGCGAGTGGCCGCGCGTCATCGTCATCCGCTCGGACCTGGTGCAGCGGCTCCAAGAGGCGCAACTAATCGGCCTGTTCGTGGTCGGCCCGGGCGAAAAGTTCACCTGGTGA
- a CDS encoding Imm49 family immunity protein, with protein sequence MDPGFVSLQLEQLIDLRLEALRKGNAKPRHVLDLSRMFRRMGCGTLLAGGDTSFFFQGLFYAADAYLQLLERKERDPSLADPYDLARGRAEPLLDALALGDAELVRRIDARALTQYREGMEYEEDFWFFMLLPRLLDPSIGEPETREELRQMHEALQGIVYPRYDAVVALARGDREGFEAALEALIQAWTSQFERDAESERGNPYALATEAEIFVEGLALVRLARIRGMPTREEYRLIPAATLTAPPAEQLREPLWKD encoded by the coding sequence ATGGACCCGGGATTCGTCAGCCTCCAACTGGAGCAACTCATCGACCTGCGGCTCGAGGCGCTGCGCAAGGGGAACGCGAAGCCCCGGCACGTGCTGGACCTCTCGCGCATGTTCCGGCGCATGGGGTGCGGCACGCTGCTGGCCGGCGGTGACACCAGCTTCTTCTTCCAGGGCCTCTTCTACGCCGCCGACGCCTACCTCCAGCTCCTCGAGCGCAAGGAGCGCGACCCCTCGCTGGCGGACCCCTACGACCTGGCGCGCGGCCGGGCCGAGCCGCTGCTGGATGCCCTGGCCCTCGGAGACGCGGAGCTGGTGCGCCGCATCGACGCCCGCGCGCTGACCCAGTACCGGGAAGGCATGGAGTACGAGGAGGACTTCTGGTTCTTCATGCTGCTGCCCCGGCTCCTGGACCCGTCCATCGGCGAGCCGGAGACCCGTGAGGAATTGCGCCAGATGCACGAGGCCCTGCAGGGAATCGTCTACCCCCGCTACGACGCGGTGGTGGCGCTGGCGCGCGGAGACCGCGAGGGCTTCGAAGCGGCGCTGGAGGCCCTCATCCAGGCCTGGACAAGCCAGTTTGAGCGCGACGCGGAGTCGGAGCGGGGCAATCCCTACGCGCTGGCGACGGAGGCCGAGATCTTCGTGGAGGGGCTGGCGCTCGTCCGGCTGGCGCGCATCCGGGGCATGCCCACGCGTGAGGAGTACCGCCTCATCCCCGCCGCGACGCTGACCGCGCCTCCGGCGGAGCAGCTCCGCGAGCCCCTCTGGAAGGACTGA
- a CDS encoding DUF4150 domain-containing protein: protein MANHVGVNKMSVVTKDSNGTSVAFPDVCKTPSPAGPIPIPYPNIAKSSDTAKGSKTVTVDGNPPCLKDSHFSTSTGDEAGTAGGGVVSGKTKGKAEFVNYSFDVKIEGKNVARAMDLMLHNDKNTPPTPVLQPPVMAVGQGTGKKTCAICKEDY from the coding sequence ATGGCCAACCATGTCGGCGTGAACAAGATGTCGGTGGTGACGAAGGACAGCAACGGCACCTCGGTGGCGTTCCCGGACGTCTGCAAGACACCGAGCCCGGCCGGCCCCATCCCCATTCCCTATCCCAACATCGCGAAGTCCTCGGACACGGCCAAGGGAAGCAAGACGGTGACGGTGGATGGCAACCCGCCGTGCCTGAAGGACTCCCACTTCAGCACCAGCACCGGGGACGAGGCCGGCACCGCGGGCGGAGGCGTGGTCTCGGGAAAAACCAAGGGCAAGGCCGAGTTCGTCAACTACTCGTTCGACGTGAAGATTGAAGGCAAGAACGTGGCCCGGGCCATGGACCTCATGCTTCACAACGACAAGAACACGCCTCCCACGCCGGTGCTCCAGCCCCCCGTGATGGCCGTGGGCCAGGGCACTGGCAAGAAGACGTGTGCCATCTGCAAGGAGGATTACTAG
- a CDS encoding TIGR02270 family protein: MTGLREDLLPRWDIFEEHLDEATFLWARREQCLVSPRFDLQETGEEEARLVAHLDALAEASGVVTRKLAEPALEEDEPARVSAAAYVLLAERGRDATGLLLKALEAGDAARHVAIQGALEFREEPGWAERLAPLSASPLPALKALALEVAAFHGESLDAGTLTSLAANGELAVRVSALRSARLLPEAARAALVRAALASPEPAVCLAGIELGLLGGMRAAWSACQELAGVRCAERARAWVLLALGGGEKALEVVLRGLEAKESRHQALWALGFSGQVSAAEVCLKWMAEDPPTSLLAAEAFCAITGLRLEGPYVGTSPEEQELPPLDEDDLEADLSPRPEQALPVPAADAIADWWLGARKQFDPQKRYLYGEPFDGRVLLAALAQAPMRRRHVLALELALRSGGALRVRTRGRVSRQYHELKEASGARQRISSQSFDALMSR; this comes from the coding sequence TTGACGGGGCTGCGCGAAGACCTGCTCCCGCGCTGGGACATCTTCGAGGAGCACCTGGACGAGGCCACCTTCCTGTGGGCCCGGCGTGAACAGTGCCTCGTGTCGCCGCGCTTCGACCTGCAGGAGACGGGGGAGGAAGAGGCGCGCCTGGTGGCACACCTCGACGCGCTGGCCGAGGCCAGCGGCGTGGTGACCCGGAAGCTGGCCGAGCCCGCGCTGGAGGAGGATGAGCCCGCGCGCGTGTCCGCCGCGGCGTACGTGCTGCTCGCCGAGCGGGGCCGGGACGCCACCGGACTGTTACTGAAGGCGCTGGAGGCAGGTGACGCGGCCCGGCACGTGGCCATCCAGGGGGCCCTGGAGTTCCGGGAGGAGCCCGGGTGGGCCGAGCGGCTGGCGCCCCTGTCCGCGTCCCCGCTGCCCGCCCTGAAGGCGCTGGCGCTCGAGGTGGCCGCGTTCCACGGCGAGTCGCTGGATGCGGGCACGCTGACCTCGCTCGCCGCGAACGGGGAGCTGGCGGTGCGGGTCTCCGCGCTCAGGAGCGCGCGGCTGTTGCCAGAGGCGGCCCGCGCGGCCCTTGTCCGCGCCGCGCTGGCGTCGCCGGAGCCCGCCGTGTGTCTGGCGGGCATCGAGCTGGGGTTGCTGGGAGGGATGCGGGCCGCCTGGAGCGCATGCCAGGAGCTGGCCGGGGTGCGCTGCGCGGAGCGTGCCCGGGCCTGGGTGCTGCTGGCGCTGGGAGGCGGGGAGAAGGCCCTGGAAGTCGTGCTGCGAGGGCTCGAGGCGAAGGAGTCTCGGCACCAGGCCCTGTGGGCCCTGGGGTTCAGCGGGCAGGTGTCCGCCGCGGAGGTCTGCCTCAAGTGGATGGCAGAGGACCCGCCCACCTCCCTCCTGGCAGCGGAAGCCTTCTGCGCCATCACCGGCCTGCGCCTCGAGGGCCCCTACGTGGGGACGTCGCCAGAGGAGCAGGAGCTGCCGCCGCTCGATGAGGACGACCTTGAGGCGGACCTGTCACCCAGGCCCGAGCAGGCGCTCCCGGTACCAGCCGCGGACGCCATCGCGGACTGGTGGCTCGGCGCCCGCAAGCAGTTCGACCCCCAGAAGCGTTACCTGTACGGGGAACCCTTCGACGGCAGGGTGCTCCTCGCGGCGCTCGCCCAGGCGCCCATGCGCCGCCGGCACGTGCTGGCGCTGGAGCTGGCCCTGCGCAGCGGAGGGGCGCTCCGGGTGCGGACACGAGGCCGCGTGTCACGCCAGTACCACGAGCTGAAGGAGGCCTCCGGCGCGCGCCAGCGCATCTCGAGCCAGTCCTTCGATGCGCTGATGTCGAGATGA